A portion of the Gossypium arboreum isolate Shixiya-1 chromosome 8, ASM2569848v2, whole genome shotgun sequence genome contains these proteins:
- the LOC108469762 gene encoding SURP and G-patch domain-containing protein 1-like protein, which produces MEKGVPSSLFVNDGSFMERFKQLQQQKDDKDKAAALEESKPPKVVKGSSAPKPSIAFKPNDVRKTAQLPSGGKLAFSLKQKSKLVAPPVKLDADEDEEDQDAGRLDDKPVKKQKLGRSDSSEQASKQVDVAPTSPSDLTVKKVADKLASFVAKNGRQFEHITRQKNPGDTPFKFLFDESCSDYKYYAYRLAEEEKALLENKEEQTPQSGISASKSTSSSSRAAPQQSSYQIPASALYENEEPRSSGTSAGRAGSSSAPSGADPIAMMEFYMKKAAQEEKMRTPKQSKDEMPPPPSLQAGPVKKGHHMGDYIPQEELEKFMAACNDAAAQKAAKETAQKAKIQSDNVGHKLLSKMGWKEGDGLGSSRKGIADPIMAGDVKMNNLGVGAHNPGEVTPDDDIYEQYKKRMMLGYRYRPNPLNNPRKAYY; this is translated from the exons ATGGAGAAAGGAGTGCCATCTAGCCTTTTTGTTAATGATGGTTCCTTCATGGAGAGGTTTAAACAGCTTCAACAACAGAAGGATGACAAAGACAAGGCTGCGGCTTTGGAGGAATCTAAACCCCCCAAAGTTGTAAAAGGGTCATCAGCTCCCAAGCCTTCCATTGCTTTTAAGCCCAATGATGTACGCAAGACCGCCCAACTTCCTTCAGGGGGCAAACTTGCTTTCAGCTTGAAACAGAAATCAAAGCTTGTGGCACCTCCTGTTAAGTTGGATGCAGATGAGGATGAAGAGGACCAAGATGCAGGGAGGTTAGATGACAAACCAGTTAAAAAGCAAAAATTGGGTCGATCAGATTCCTCTGAACAAGCTTCGAAACAAGTGGATGTTG CACCAACTTCCCCAAGCGATCTCACTGTGAAGAAAGTTGCTGACAAACTTGCTAGTTTTGTTGCCAAAAATGGAAGGCAGTTTGAACATATTACTCGTCAAAAAAACCCTGGCGACACACCTTTCAA ATTCCTTTTCGATGAGAGTTGTTCTGATTACAAATACTATGCATACCGCCTTGCCGAAGAGGAAAAAGCTCTTTTAGAGAATAAGGAAGAACAAACTCCTCAAAGCG GCATTTCAGCTTCTAAGTCCACAAGCAGCTCTAGTAGGGCAGCTCCGCAGCAATCAAGTTATCAAATTCCTGCCTCTGCTTTGTATGAGAATGAGGAGCCTAGATCTTCAGGGACTTCAGCGGGAAGAGCAG GTTCATCCAGTGCACCTTCAGGTGCAGATCCTATAGCAATGATGGAGTTTTACATGAAGAAGGCTGCTCAGGAAGAAAAGATGAGGACACCTAAGCAGTCCAAAGACGAGATGCCACCACCTCCTTCCCTTCAAG CGGGTCCAGTGAAGAAAGGTCATCATATGGGCGATTATATCCCACAGGAAGAGCTTGAAAAGTTTATGGCTGCCTGCAATGATGCTGCTGCACAAAAAGCTGCAAAGGAGACTGCCCAGAAGGCAAAGATTCAATCTGATAATGTTGGGCATAAACTCTTATCGAAAATGGGTTGGAAAGAAG GTGATGGTTTAGGGAGTTCCAGAAAAGGCATTGCAGATCCAATCATGGCTGGTGATGTAAAGATGAACAATTTGGGGGTCGGTGCTCATAATCCTGGAGAAGTGACGCCAGATGATGATATATACGAGCAATATAAGAAGCGAATGATGCTTGGCTATCGATACAGACCCAATCCCCTG AACAATCCTCGAAAAGCATACTATTGA